A segment of the Lelliottia amnigena genome:
ACAAAGGACGCTATGGGGACCATTCAGCGCGTGCTGGAGAAGGTCAACCATCTGCCGCAGGACAAGCGTTTATCTGCCATGACGATGCTGTTTGGCAAAGAATTTGGCGACGATGCGGCGAAGCTCGCGAACAACCTGCCGGAGCTGCAGCGCCAGCTCAGACTCACGGCCGGCGGTGACGCGAATGGCTCCATGCAGAAAGAATCCGATATCAACAAGGATTCTCTTTCCGCGCAGTGGTTGCTGGTCAAAACGGGGGCGCAGAACGCGTTCAGCAGTCTGGGCGAAACGCTGCGCGAGCCGCTGCTGTCCATCATGAACACGGTGAAAGAAGTCACCGGCACGTTCCGGCGCTGGGTGGAAGAAAACCCGCGACTGGCGGGCGGTCTGCTGAAAGTGGGGGCGGCATTCGCCGCGCTCGCCGTGGTGCTCGGAACGGTCATGCTGGCGGTGGCTGCGTTGCTCGGTCCGCTGGCACTGATGCGCCTGCAGTTTTCTATTCTCGGTATCAAAGGCGGTGGCGCGTTCGGCCTGATTAGCAGCGCGATTAGCGGTGCCGGTAAAAGTGTGGTGTGGCTGGGCCGCCTGATGATGGCGAACCCGATTCTGGCGGCGGTCAGCCTGATTGCCATGGGGGCGATTTACATCTGGCAGAACTGGGAGACGCTGGGGCCGAAATTCAGGGCGCTGTGGGAGGCTGTCAGTAATGGCGTGTCGGCAGCATGGGCGATTGTCAGGCAGACCATTAGCCAGAAATGGACGGAAATCATCAGCGATATTGCCGCGCTACCGGAGAAATTCAAAGCCATGGGCAGCGCGATTATCGACAGCGTTCTCGACGGCATCAATGAAAAGTGGGAGGCGCTGAAAAGCAAGCTGGCGTCAGTCACGGATTACTTGCCTGACTGGATGACCGGCAACACCACAACGACACCGCAGGTGCAGATTGTCGGGGCGGCCACGCCGCGACCCATACCGCCGGGTGGTAGTTTTGCGGGAATGTATGACAGCGGTGGCGCAATACCGCGCGGGCAGTTTGGCATCGTGGGCGAGAACGGTCCGGAAATTGTCAACGGTCCGGCGAATGTGACCAGCAGGCGACGCACTGCGGCGCTGGCGTCCGTGGTGGCCGGAGTGATGGGCGTAACAGCCGCGCCTGCAGAGGCCGCGCCGCTGCATCCGTTCAGCCTGCCGGTCAGGGCGTATCAGCCGCAGCCGGTGAAGGATGACAGTCCGCCAACCATTATCCGTTATGAGATTAACGCGCCGATCCATATCACCGCCCAGCCAGGGCAAAGCGCACAGGATATTGCCCGCGAAGTGGCGCGACAGCTCGATGAGCGAGAACGCCGGGCCAGGGCAAAAGCGCGCAGCAATTACAGCGATCAGGGGGGGTACGAATCATGATGATGGTGCTGGGTTTGTACGTGTTTATGCTGCGCACCGTGCCCTATCAGGAGCTGCAGTATCAGCGCAGCTGGCGGCACGCCGCCAACAACCGGGTGAACCGTCGTCCGTCCACGCAGTTTCTTGGCCCGGATAACGATTCCCTGACGCTTTCCGGCGTGCTGCTGCCGGAAGTCACCGGCGGCAGGCTGTCTCTGCTGGCACTGGAGCAGATGGCGGAGCTGGGCAAAGCGTGGCCGCTGATTGAGGGGAGCGGCACTATCTATGGCATGTTTGTGATCGAGATTCTGAGTCAGACCAAAACGGAGTTTTTCGAAAGCGGAATGCCGCGGCGGATTGAGTTTACGCTGACCCTGAAACGGGTGGATGAGTCGCTTTCGGATATGTTCGGCAGTCTGAGCGATCAGCTCAGCAACCTGCAGGACACGGCGACGTCTGCGATTGGCAAAGTGAAAAATATGGCGGGAGGGCTGCTGTCATGAATCTGAATTCAAGTCTCATGAACCTGACCAGCAAAAAGCCCGGCGTTCAGTATCACCATCGAAGGCAGGGATGTGACGACGGTGATGGACGCGCGCCTGATGAGCCTGACGCTGACCGACAACCGGGGCTTTGAGGCGGACCAGCTCGATCTGGAGCTGGACGACGCGGACGGAATGATTGTTCTGCCGCGTCGGGGGGCGGTGATCCATCTGGCGCTCGGATGGAAAGGGCAGCCGCTGTTCCCGAAAGGGGCGTTTACCGTGGATGAAATCGAACATTCCGGCGCACCTGACCGGCTGACCGTCCGTGCGCGCAGCGCTGATTTTCGCGAAACCCTGAACACCCGGCGTGAAAAGTCCTGGCACCAGACCACGGTGGGCGCGGTGGTGAAGGAAATTGCTGCTCGCCACAACCTGAAAGTGGCGCTGGGCACAGACCTGACGGAAAAGACACTGGACCATCTGGACCAGACCAATGAGAGCGACGCGAGTTTTCTGATGAAGCTGGCGCGCCAGTTCGGGGCGATTGCGTCCGTGAAAGACGGAAACCTGCTGTTTATCCGCCAGGGACAGGGCAGAACGGCCAGCGGAAAGCCGCTGCCGGTTATCACCATCACCCGCCAGGCTGGAGACGGCCATCGGTTTTCCCTGGCTGACCGTGGAGCCTACACTGGCGTGATTGCCAGCTGGCT
Coding sequences within it:
- a CDS encoding phage late control D family protein produces the protein MTTVMDARLMSLTLTDNRGFEADQLDLELDDADGMIVLPRRGAVIHLALGWKGQPLFPKGAFTVDEIEHSGAPDRLTVRARSADFRETLNTRREKSWHQTTVGAVVKEIAARHNLKVALGTDLTEKTLDHLDQTNESDASFLMKLARQFGAIASVKDGNLLFIRQGQGRTASGKPLPVITITRQAGDGHRFSLADRGAYTGVIASWLHTREPKKKETTKVKRRRKKTAAPKAPEEKQGDYLVGTDENVLVLSRTYANRGNAERAAKMQWERLQRGVASFSLQLAEGRADLYTEMPVKVRGFKQPIDDAEWTITTLTHTVNPDSGFTTSLDLEVKIDEFEIE
- a CDS encoding phage P2 GpU family protein, with product MMMVLGLYVFMLRTVPYQELQYQRSWRHAANNRVNRRPSTQFLGPDNDSLTLSGVLLPEVTGGRLSLLALEQMAELGKAWPLIEGSGTIYGMFVIEILSQTKTEFFESGMPRRIEFTLTLKRVDESLSDMFGSLSDQLSNLQDTATSAIGKVKNMAGGLLS
- a CDS encoding phage tail-like protein, with protein sequence MHAVRATYSRSLEVRDRIAGAGASTTAAGVGMGAPVMAAVKSYASMEDAMKGVAKQVNGLRDDNGNRTARFYEMQDAIKAASEKLPMENGAVDYAALVEGGARMNVANPNDSWADQKRDLLAFASTAAKASTAFELPADELSEGLGKIASLYKVPTRNIEQLGDALNYLDDNAMSKGADIIDVLQRMGGVADRLDYRKAAALGSTFLSLGAAPEIAASASNAMVRELSIASMQSNRFMDGMDLLKLKPAELEKQMTKDAMGTIQRVLEKVNHLPQDKRLSAMTMLFGKEFGDDAAKLANNLPELQRQLRLTAGGDANGSMQKESDINKDSLSAQWLLVKTGAQNAFSSLGETLREPLLSIMNTVKEVTGTFRRWVEENPRLAGGLLKVGAAFAALAVVLGTVMLAVAALLGPLALMRLQFSILGIKGGGAFGLISSAISGAGKSVVWLGRLMMANPILAAVSLIAMGAIYIWQNWETLGPKFRALWEAVSNGVSAAWAIVRQTISQKWTEIISDIAALPEKFKAMGSAIIDSVLDGINEKWEALKSKLASVTDYLPDWMTGNTTTTPQVQIVGAATPRPIPPGGSFAGMYDSGGAIPRGQFGIVGENGPEIVNGPANVTSRRRTAALASVVAGVMGVTAAPAEAAPLHPFSLPVRAYQPQPVKDDSPPTIIRYEINAPIHITAQPGQSAQDIAREVARQLDERERRARAKARSNYSDQGGYES